TGGGCGGCCGAGGTCGTACACACCCGTCGTCAACAGGGTCGTGGCCCGCTGACCAGCGCAAACCCCGCTCATCCACAGTTTCCACGGACCCTACGACGACTGTGAACCTCAAGACTGGCCAGATCTCCCACCAACACCGAACGGCCCCTCCTCTGGGGAGAACCCTGCCGGTCGGCTCGGTGCGCGTGGCAGGATGCACTTCCCACGCGCATGCGCGTCGCCCGACCGCGCCTGCCGGTCGAACCGTCGCTCACCCACCTCTCCCGAGGAGACCCTTGTGAAGTTCCGCGTCGAACGAGACGTCTTCGCCGACGCCGTCGCCTGGGCTGCCCGCAGCCTGCCGGTCCGCCCCAGCTCCCCGGTCCTCGCCGGCCTGCTGATCGAGGCCAGCGACGCGGGCCTGGTGCTGTCGACCTTCGACTACGAGACCTCCGCCCGCGCGACGCTCACCGCGGAGGTCAACGACGAGGGCCGCGCCCTGGTGAGCGGCCGCCTCCTCGCCGACATCTGCCGCAGCCTCCCCGCGAAGCCGGTCGAGCTCACGCTCGAGGGTCCGCGGGTCTCGCTCACCTGCGGCTCCGCGCGCTTCAGCCTGCAGACGATGCCGGTGTCGGACTACCCGACGCTGCCCGAGATGCCCTCGGCCACGGGCACGGTCTCCAGCGCCGACTTCGCGCACGCCGTGTCCCAGGCCGTCACCGCGGCCGGCCGCGACGACATGCTGCCGGTCCTGACCGGTGTCCGGATCGAGATCGACGGCTCCACGATGGCGCTCCTGGCCACCGACCGCTTCCGGCTCTCGCACCGCGAGCTGACCTGGAACCCGCAGTCGCCCGACGAGTCCGTCGCCGCGCTCGTGCCCGCCAAGGTGCTCGGCGACACCGCCAAGTCCCTCACCTCGGGCGTCGAGGTCACCATCGCGCTCAGCGCCAGCGGTGCCGGCGAGGGCCTGATCGGCTTCGAGGGCACCGGGCTCGGTGGCGTACGCAGCACCACGACCCGCCTCCTCGACGGCGAGTTCCCCAAGGTCCGCTCGCTGTTCCCCGCCGAGCACCTCACCGTCGCCAAGGTCAACAAGGCCGAGCTGATCGAGACCGTCAAGCGCGTCGCGCTCGTCGCCGAGCGCAACACCGCCGTCCAGCTCAAGTTCGCCGACCACCAGATCGTCCTCGACGCCGGGTCCGGCGACGAGGCGATGGCGACCGAGGCGGTCGACGCCGAGATCACCGGCGACGACCTCACCACCGGCTTCAACCCGCAGTTCCTGCTCGACGGCCTGACCGCCATCGACGGGGAGTTCGTCGACCTGTCCTTCACCCAGGCGACGAAGCCGGTCGTCATCTCCGGCACCGACGCCGACGACGACACCAGCTCGTTCCGCTACCTGCTGATGCCGCGCCGGCTGCTGTCCTGACACGCTGCCCCGCCAGGGCCGGCCGGCACCCCCGAGCACCGGTGCCGCGACGTGAGCGGCACGGCTAGGCTCCCGGTATGGACATCGGACTGATCGGTCTCGGCAAGATGGGCGGCAACATGCGCGAGCGCATGCGCCGCGCGGGCGTCACGGTCGTCGGCTACGACCGCAACCCCGACGTCAGCGACGTCGGCTCCCTCGCCGAGCTGGTCGACGCGCTCCCGAGCCCGAAGGTCGTGTGGGTGATGGTCCCCGCCGGCGACGCGACCCGCGCCACCGTCCAGGAGCTCGGCGAGCTCCTCGGTGAGGGCGACGTCGTGGTCGACGGCGGCAACTCGCGCTGGACCGACGACATCGCCAACGCCGAGCTGCTCGCGAAGAAGAAGATCGGCTACGTCGACTGCGGCGTCTCCGGCGGCGTCTGGGGCCTGGAGAACGGCTACGCGCTGATGTACGGCGGCGACGCCGACGACATCGCCAAGGTGCAGCCCGCGTTCGACGCGCTCAAGCCCGAGGGCGACTTCGGCGCCGTCCACGCCGGCAAGGTGGGCGCCGGGCACTTCTCCAAGATGGTCCACAACGGCATCGAGTACGCGATCATGCAGGCCTACGCCGAGGGCTGGGAGCTGCTCGACAAGGCCGAGCTCACCGACAACGTGACCGAGGTCTTCCGCTCGTGGCGCGAGGGCACGGTCATCCGGTCCTGGCTGCTCGACCTCATGGTCAACGCCCTCGACGAGGACCCCGGGCTGAGCAGGATCGCCGGCTACGCGGCCGACTCGGGCGAGGGACGCTGGACCGTCGAGGCCGGCATCGAGCACGGCGTCGCGACCCCCGCGATCACCGCCGCGCTCTACGCCCGGTTCGTCTCCCAGCAGGACGACTCGCCGACGATGAAGGCCGTCGCCGCGATGCGCAACCAGTTCGGCGGGCACGCGGTGCGGTCGTCGGCCCCCAAGGGCGGCGACGCCGAGGGCTCGGCCGGTGCCCAGCAGTCGGAGACCTCGAGGAAGGCCGGCGCGGGCGACGGCGCGGAGCCCGGCGAGAGCTAAGTGCACGTCGCCCACCTCTCCCTGCACGACTTCCGCTCGTACGCCGACCTCGACGTCGCGCTGGAGCCGGGGGCGACGGCGTTCATCGGACGCAACGGCCAGGGCAAGACCAACCTCGTCGAGGCGATCGACTACCTCTCCCGGCTCTCCTCGCACCGGGTCGCCACGGACACCCCGCTGGTCCGCGCCGGCGCGGACCAGGCGATCGTGCGGGCGTCCGTGGTCAAGGAGGGGCGCACCGCGCTGCTGGAGGTCGAGCTCAACCCCGGACGTGCCAACCGCGCCCGGATCAACCGGTCCCCCCTCCCCCGGCCGCGGGAGCTGATCGGCCTGGTCCGGACGGTGGTCTTCGCCCCCGACGACCTCACGCTGGTCAAGGGCGACCCGTCCGACCGGCGCAAGCTCCTCGACGACCTGCTGGTGCTGCGCACGCCCCGCCTCGCCGGGGTGCGCAGCGACTACGACCGGGTCCTCAAGCAGCGCAACAGCCTGCTGAAGACCGCGGGCCTGGCCCGCGGCGGGTCGCGCGACGCGGCGCTGGCCACCCTCGAGATCTGGGACGAGAACCTGGCGCGGGTCGGCGCGGAGCTGCTCGGCGCCCGCCTGGCGCTGGTCGAGGAGCTGCGCCCCTACCTCGGCAAGGCCTACGAGGCCGTGGCCCGCGGCGCGAGCCGCGACGACGCCGACCTGGAGTACCGCGCGAGCATCGAGGTCCCCTCGGTGACCGGCGATGCGGTGGTCGAGGCGGAGGCTCCCGAGCGCCCTGACGAAGGCTCGCGGCCTCCCCTGGAGCAGGCGCTGCTCGACGCCATCGCCGCGCGCCGCAAGGACGAGCTCGACCGCGGCATCTCCCTGGTCGGCCCGCACCGCGACGAGCTGCTGCTGACCCTCGGCACGGGACCCGATCCCGGGGACCTGCGCCTGCCGGTCAAGGGCTACGCCTCGCACGGCGAGTCCTGGTCGTTTGCGCTCGCGCTGCGGCTGGCCTCCTACGACCTGCTCCGCGCCGACGGCGACGACCCGATCCTGGTGCTCGACGACGTCTTCGCCGAGCTCGACACCGAGCGGCGCAGCCAGCTCGCCCAGCTGGTCGCCGGCGCCGAGCAGGTGCTGGTCACCGCCGCGGTGGCCGCCGACGTCCCCGAGGCGCTGCGCGGCACCCGGTTCCGGGTCGCCGACGGGCAGGTCACCCGTGACGACTGAGGACGGGCCGGACGAGGGGTCCGGGACGCCGGAGGTGCCGGAGACGCCGGAGACCGCGGTGCCCGAGCACCAGCCCGACGGGCTCGACCTCGCCCGGGCCGCCGCCGCGCGCCGCGGCCAGCCCCGGCACGCCCCCGGCGCGGCGGCGCGGCCCGGCGCGGCGGCGTACGCCCGGCAAGGCGACCGGGGCGCGTCCGACGACCGCGACCCGCAGCTGCTCGAGCAGGCGATGGGTCGCCTGATCGCCAGCCACGGCTGGGAGGTCGACCTGCGGGTGCAGGGCGTCTTCGGCCGCTGGGCCGAGCTGGTGGGCGAGGAGGTCGCGGCCCACTGCACCCCGGAGTCCTTCGACGACGGCCGGCTGGTCGTCCGCACCGACTCGACGGCCTGGGCGACCCAGCTCAAGCTGCTCGCGCCGACCGTCGTGCGCCGGCTCAACGAGGACCTCGGGCACGGGACGGTCACCCTCATCGAGGTGCTCGGCCCGCACCTGCCGACCTGGACCAAGGGCCGGCTCTCGAGCCGCGACGGCCGCGGCCCGCGCGACACCTACGGCTGAGGGCGCCGCGCCGACGCGAGGCTAGATCTGCCGATCTGCGGGCCTCGCGGTGGTGGGGGGCCCCACCAACCCCCCTGTTCGGCCGCGAGACGCGGCCCTGTGGGCCCCCTGAGGGAAGAAATGTGGTCCCGTCCTCCCCTGCTGCCGGGTTGGTACTGGGGTTCAGGGCCTCCCACGGGTAGTATGGAGCAACGAGTCGCAGTCGGATCTGCTCGCGCAGCCGCAGCGACTCGACTCATGTCGAGCGCCCCGTGGGCGAAGAGCAGAAGGCCGTGCCTTGAGCGAAGAGAACCCCGAGTTCACCCCAGGTCAGATCTCCGACTCCGCTCCAGACCCACAGTCCGCCTCCCCCTCCGAGGGTCCCAGCGAGGCCGAGCGCGCCGAGGCGCTCGCCGAGTCCGTCGCCGACGCGACCGAGGCCGTCGAGAAGCGCTCGAGCACCGCGGTCGACGAGGGCACCGAGTACGACGCGTCCGCCATCCAGGTCCTCGAGGGGCTCGAGGCGGTCCGCAAGCGTCCGGGCATGTACATCGGCTCGACCGGTGAGCGCGGCCTGCACCACCTGATCTGGGAGATCGTGGACAACGGCGT
Above is a genomic segment from Nocardioides okcheonensis containing:
- the dnaN gene encoding DNA polymerase III subunit beta, coding for MKFRVERDVFADAVAWAARSLPVRPSSPVLAGLLIEASDAGLVLSTFDYETSARATLTAEVNDEGRALVSGRLLADICRSLPAKPVELTLEGPRVSLTCGSARFSLQTMPVSDYPTLPEMPSATGTVSSADFAHAVSQAVTAAGRDDMLPVLTGVRIEIDGSTMALLATDRFRLSHRELTWNPQSPDESVAALVPAKVLGDTAKSLTSGVEVTIALSASGAGEGLIGFEGTGLGGVRSTTTRLLDGEFPKVRSLFPAEHLTVAKVNKAELIETVKRVALVAERNTAVQLKFADHQIVLDAGSGDEAMATEAVDAEITGDDLTTGFNPQFLLDGLTAIDGEFVDLSFTQATKPVVISGTDADDDTSSFRYLLMPRRLLS
- the gnd gene encoding phosphogluconate dehydrogenase (NAD(+)-dependent, decarboxylating) translates to MDIGLIGLGKMGGNMRERMRRAGVTVVGYDRNPDVSDVGSLAELVDALPSPKVVWVMVPAGDATRATVQELGELLGEGDVVVDGGNSRWTDDIANAELLAKKKIGYVDCGVSGGVWGLENGYALMYGGDADDIAKVQPAFDALKPEGDFGAVHAGKVGAGHFSKMVHNGIEYAIMQAYAEGWELLDKAELTDNVTEVFRSWREGTVIRSWLLDLMVNALDEDPGLSRIAGYAADSGEGRWTVEAGIEHGVATPAITAALYARFVSQQDDSPTMKAVAAMRNQFGGHAVRSSAPKGGDAEGSAGAQQSETSRKAGAGDGAEPGES
- the recF gene encoding DNA replication/repair protein RecF (All proteins in this family for which functions are known are DNA-binding proteins that assist the filamentation of RecA onto DNA for the initiation of recombination or recombinational repair.), with protein sequence MHVAHLSLHDFRSYADLDVALEPGATAFIGRNGQGKTNLVEAIDYLSRLSSHRVATDTPLVRAGADQAIVRASVVKEGRTALLEVELNPGRANRARINRSPLPRPRELIGLVRTVVFAPDDLTLVKGDPSDRRKLLDDLLVLRTPRLAGVRSDYDRVLKQRNSLLKTAGLARGGSRDAALATLEIWDENLARVGAELLGARLALVEELRPYLGKAYEAVARGASRDDADLEYRASIEVPSVTGDAVVEAEAPERPDEGSRPPLEQALLDAIAARRKDELDRGISLVGPHRDELLLTLGTGPDPGDLRLPVKGYASHGESWSFALALRLASYDLLRADGDDPILVLDDVFAELDTERRSQLAQLVAGAEQVLVTAAVAADVPEALRGTRFRVADGQVTRDD
- a CDS encoding DUF721 domain-containing protein, translating into MTTEDGPDEGSGTPEVPETPETAVPEHQPDGLDLARAAAARRGQPRHAPGAAARPGAAAYARQGDRGASDDRDPQLLEQAMGRLIASHGWEVDLRVQGVFGRWAELVGEEVAAHCTPESFDDGRLVVRTDSTAWATQLKLLAPTVVRRLNEDLGHGTVTLIEVLGPHLPTWTKGRLSSRDGRGPRDTYG